The following are encoded in a window of uncultured Pseudomonas sp. genomic DNA:
- a CDS encoding ATP-binding cassette domain-containing protein has translation MSTALIHLSNLGFAWPGQPELLDIAAFSLQRGESLFLKGPSGSGKTTLLGLLGGVQLPNRGSIQLLDQELSKLSAGARDRFRVDHTGYIFQQFNLLPFLSVRENVELPCHFSTLRTRRAVQRHGSVAKATSTLLAHLGLQPELLQRRAGDLSIGQQQRVAAARALIGQPELVIADEPTSALDADAREAFLELLFAECREAGSSLLFVSHDQSLARLFDRSLSLAELNRATQLAEI, from the coding sequence ATGAGTACAGCCCTGATCCACCTGTCCAATCTTGGTTTTGCCTGGCCCGGCCAGCCCGAGTTATTGGACATCGCCGCGTTCAGCCTGCAACGCGGCGAAAGCTTGTTCCTCAAAGGCCCCAGCGGCAGCGGCAAGACCACCTTGCTGGGCCTGCTTGGCGGCGTGCAGCTGCCCAATCGCGGCAGCATTCAGCTACTCGACCAAGAACTAAGCAAACTCTCTGCCGGCGCGCGCGATCGTTTTCGCGTCGATCACACCGGCTATATCTTCCAGCAGTTCAACCTGCTGCCGTTTCTCTCGGTACGCGAGAACGTCGAGTTGCCCTGCCACTTCTCCACGCTGCGCACCCGTCGTGCGGTGCAACGGCATGGCAGTGTGGCCAAAGCCACCAGCACCCTGCTCGCCCACCTGGGCCTGCAACCAGAGCTATTGCAGCGCCGCGCCGGTGACTTGTCGATCGGCCAGCAGCAGCGCGTCGCCGCCGCGCGCGCACTGATTGGCCAACCGGAACTGGTGATCGCCGACGAACCCACCTCGGCACTGGATGCCGACGCCCGCGAAGCCTTTCTCGAACTGCTGTTCGCCGAATGCCGCGAAGCCGGTTCCAGCTTGCTGTTCGTCAGCCACGACCAGAGCCTGGCGCGCCTGTTCGACCGTAGCCTGTCGCTGGCCGAACTCAACCGTGCCACACAACTGGCGGAGATTTAA
- a CDS encoding ABC transporter permease — MYLLRLALASLNNRRFTALLTVFAIALSVCLLLAVERVRTEARASFANTISGTDLIVGARSGSVNLLLYSVFRIGNATNNIRWDSFEHLAEHRQVKWAIPISLGDSHRGYRVMGTSPAYFEHYRYARKQALQLSSGRAFNDDPFEVVLGAEVAEALDYTLGSELVLAHGVASISLVNHDDKPFKVVGILARTGTPVDRTLHVSLAGMEALHIDWQNGMPARGAAKVSAEQARAMDLQPKQITAVLLGLNSKIATFSLQREINEFRGEPLLAILPGVALQELWSLMGTAEKALFVVSLFVVLTGLIGMLTAILTSLNERRREMAILRSVGARPWHIASLLIVEAFALALAGVLLGLLLLYLGIAGAQGYIQAGYGLYLPLNLPSRYEWTLLGAILSAALLMGCIPAWRAYRQSLADGLSIRL, encoded by the coding sequence ATGTACCTTCTGCGCCTCGCCCTGGCCAGCCTGAACAACCGCCGCTTTACCGCCCTGCTCACCGTCTTCGCCATCGCGTTATCGGTGTGTTTGTTGCTCGCAGTCGAGCGGGTGCGCACCGAAGCGCGCGCCAGCTTTGCCAACACCATCAGCGGCACCGACCTGATCGTTGGCGCGCGCTCGGGCAGCGTTAACCTGCTGCTGTACTCGGTATTCCGCATTGGCAATGCCACCAACAACATCCGCTGGGACAGCTTCGAGCACCTCGCCGAGCACCGCCAGGTGAAATGGGCCATCCCGATTTCCTTGGGCGACTCACACCGTGGCTACCGGGTGATGGGCACCAGCCCGGCGTATTTCGAACACTACCGCTATGCGCGCAAGCAGGCATTGCAACTGAGCAGCGGCCGCGCCTTTAACGATGACCCGTTCGAAGTGGTGCTCGGCGCGGAAGTGGCCGAAGCGCTGGATTACACCCTCGGCAGCGAGCTGGTATTGGCCCATGGCGTGGCCAGCATCAGCCTGGTCAACCATGACGACAAACCGTTCAAGGTGGTCGGCATCCTAGCGCGCACCGGCACCCCGGTTGACCGCACCCTGCATGTCTCCCTGGCGGGCATGGAGGCGCTGCATATCGACTGGCAAAACGGCATGCCGGCGCGCGGCGCAGCCAAGGTCAGCGCTGAACAGGCGCGCGCCATGGACCTGCAGCCCAAGCAGATCACCGCCGTGTTGCTTGGCCTAAATAGCAAGATCGCCACCTTCAGCCTGCAACGGGAGATCAACGAGTTCCGTGGCGAGCCGCTGCTGGCGATCCTGCCCGGCGTGGCGTTGCAGGAGTTGTGGAGCCTGATGGGCACCGCCGAAAAAGCCCTGTTTGTGGTGTCGCTGTTCGTCGTGCTGACTGGGCTGATCGGCATGCTCACCGCCATTCTCACCAGCCTCAATGAGCGCCGCCGGGAAATGGCCATTCTGCGCTCGGTCGGTGCGCGGCCTTGGCATATCGCCAGCCTGTTGATTGTCGAGGCTTTTGCCCTGGCCTTGGCCGGGGTGCTACTCGGCCTACTGCTGCTGTATCTCGGCATCGCCGGCGCCCAGGGCTATATCCAGGCAGGTTACGGCCTGTATCTGCCACTGAATCTGCCGAGCCGCTATGAGTGGACGCTGCTCGGCGCTATCCTCAGCGCCGCCCTGTTGATGGGCTGTATACCGGCCTGGCGCGCGTACCGGCAATCCCTGGCCGATGGTTTATCGATTCGTTTATGA
- a CDS encoding DUF3299 domain-containing protein produces the protein MHRSLLATLLFTLALPLAAAEVRELTWSEMIPPDAPPQIIEARPMHDLSQLADALAESGPAAMQQSPAAPVVKTLDGQAVKLPGYIVPLDVTEEGRVIEFLLVPYFGACIHVPPPPSNQIVHVTAELGVLMDALYQPFWIEGPLKVEQTSSELAEAGYQMQAEKIYAYELPDS, from the coding sequence ATGCACCGCTCTCTGCTCGCCACCCTGCTGTTCACTTTGGCCCTGCCGCTGGCAGCTGCCGAGGTGCGCGAGCTGACCTGGTCGGAAATGATTCCGCCTGATGCGCCGCCGCAGATCATAGAAGCGAGGCCCATGCACGACCTGTCGCAGCTGGCCGATGCCCTGGCCGAGTCCGGCCCGGCAGCCATGCAGCAATCCCCGGCAGCGCCGGTGGTAAAGACGCTGGATGGCCAAGCGGTGAAGCTGCCAGGCTATATCGTGCCGCTGGATGTCACCGAGGAAGGCCGGGTGATCGAGTTTCTCTTGGTGCCTTACTTCGGCGCGTGCATCCATGTACCGCCACCGCCTTCGAACCAGATCGTGCATGTGACGGCCGAGCTGGGCGTTTTGATGGATGCGCTGTATCAGCCGTTCTGGATCGAAGGCCCGCTCAAGGTCGAGCAGACCAGCAGCGAGCTGGCCGAAGCGGGCTATCAGATGCAGGCCGAGAAAATTTACGCCTACGAACTGCCAGACAGCTAA
- a CDS encoding energy transducer TonB produces MRLPLSFAAACVMALALFGLMLYMVAPPSSQPSDEPLTVANFVRLDGKVSEAATRSRQQAPQPPQPQTPPAPTPPTPMAATPSANLPALDLPVPSLSSAVAVNSAPTPSLAGLAAGAAAPSAPAPSAADGQPAGPESEVMPLNDVSPEYPRYALQRGIEGHVKLAFTINRAGTVENVRVVEASPQNVFEREARRAAVRWRFAPRTEGGLAVAREAVKTLYFRLEGGR; encoded by the coding sequence ATGCGTTTGCCCCTGTCGTTTGCTGCCGCCTGCGTGATGGCGCTGGCGCTGTTTGGCCTGATGCTTTACATGGTCGCGCCGCCCAGCAGCCAGCCCAGCGATGAGCCGCTGACGGTGGCCAATTTCGTCCGTCTGGACGGTAAGGTCAGTGAGGCCGCGACGCGTAGCCGGCAACAGGCACCGCAGCCACCACAGCCGCAGACGCCACCAGCACCGACCCCGCCGACGCCAATGGCCGCCACCCCCAGTGCCAATCTACCAGCGCTGGATTTGCCCGTGCCGAGCCTGAGCAGCGCTGTCGCGGTTAACAGCGCCCCCACGCCGAGTTTGGCCGGGCTGGCAGCGGGGGCTGCGGCACCGAGCGCCCCGGCACCCAGCGCTGCCGACGGACAACCCGCGGGCCCGGAGAGCGAGGTGATGCCGCTCAATGATGTCAGCCCGGAGTACCCGCGCTATGCCCTGCAGCGCGGTATTGAGGGGCACGTGAAACTGGCGTTCACCATTAACCGCGCCGGGACAGTGGAAAACGTCCGGGTGGTTGAGGCTTCCCCGCAGAACGTATTCGAGCGTGAGGCGCGGCGTGCGGCCGTGCGTTGGCGTTTTGCACCGCGTACTGAGGGTGGTTTGGCGGTGGCCCGTGAGGCGGTGAAAACCTTGTACTTCCGCTTAGAGGGAGGCCGCTGA
- a CDS encoding biopolymer transporter ExbD yields MRMRRHHQQDEDTGIDLTPMLDVVFIMLIFFIVTSSFIKEAGVEVQRPQAETASPQDKGNILIAITADGQVWMDKKVVDVRSVRAHVERMRVDQPDGAVVVQADQDARTGLVVQVMDQARLAGVQDVALAATAGTH; encoded by the coding sequence ATGAGAATGCGTCGTCACCACCAGCAAGACGAAGACACCGGCATCGACCTGACACCGATGCTCGACGTGGTCTTTATCATGCTGATCTTCTTTATTGTTACCAGCTCCTTTATCAAGGAAGCCGGTGTAGAAGTGCAGCGGCCCCAGGCAGAAACTGCCAGCCCGCAGGACAAAGGCAATATCCTTATCGCCATCACCGCCGACGGGCAGGTGTGGATGGACAAGAAAGTCGTCGATGTGCGCAGTGTGCGTGCGCATGTTGAGCGTATGCGCGTCGACCAGCCGGACGGCGCGGTGGTGGTGCAGGCCGATCAAGACGCGCGCACGGGGTTGGTGGTGCAGGTGATGGATCAGGCGCGTCTGGCCGGTGTGCAGGATGTGGCCTTGGCCGCTACGGCGGGAACGCACTGA
- a CDS encoding MotA/TolQ/ExbB proton channel family protein gives MTDWLALWLRLVDSSHALLDFMSAGGVVMWALAGLCVVFWTLVFERFWYMRRVFPEWVRERRQAWQQVLSDDPGNWQRAVRSAWLAQAQQHLLGPLRLGKTLVAMYPLLGLLGTVSGMVAVFDVLAINGTGNPRGMAAGVWQATLPTLAGMVLAITGLFSLARLERDARRALERLADQLRHD, from the coding sequence GTGACTGATTGGCTGGCGCTGTGGTTGCGCCTGGTTGACAGCAGCCATGCCCTGCTCGATTTCATGAGTGCGGGCGGCGTGGTGATGTGGGCGCTGGCGGGGCTCTGCGTAGTGTTCTGGACCCTGGTGTTCGAGCGCTTCTGGTACATGCGTCGAGTCTTTCCGGAGTGGGTGCGCGAGCGCCGTCAGGCCTGGCAACAGGTGCTCAGTGATGACCCCGGCAACTGGCAGCGGGCGGTGCGCAGTGCCTGGCTGGCGCAAGCGCAGCAGCACTTGCTCGGGCCGTTGCGCCTGGGTAAGACCCTGGTGGCGATGTACCCGCTGCTGGGCTTGCTCGGCACGGTCAGTGGCATGGTCGCGGTGTTTGACGTGTTGGCCATCAACGGCACCGGCAACCCGCGCGGCATGGCCGCTGGTGTCTGGCAGGCGACCCTGCCGACCCTGGCCGGCATGGTGCTGGCAATTACTGGATTGTTCAGCCTGGCGCGTCTTGAACGTGACGCGCGCCGGGCACTAGAGCGGCTGGCTGACCAGCTGCGGCATGACTGA
- a CDS encoding MotA/TolQ/ExbB proton channel family protein, translating to MSRRVLAFTLALLPALAGAAEPLSPDQLLQRIRSERAAEVSAMHSREQAFIAERGERAQLLATARSALATQKAEAERLKAEFDRQESLLAEQEKLLTQRVGHLGELFGVVRQSAGDVAGQWQDSLLNAQYPKRLASLKALAESRTLPSAADLDGYWMLLLEDLIASGRVEQLQLPVVAADGTRTPQNVLRVGAFSAYGADAFLRYDADAGELLAPPRQPSGFGQVADYLDSSDTVASLPVDPSRGTLLAQLQRQPGLWDRVQQGGLVGGVILALGLFGLLLALWRMVFLTRVGRGVNAQMHDLSAPRADNPLGRIIGVLGPKPQLSDLETLELKLDEAILQETPPLEKGQGLLKLLCAVAPLLGLLGTVTGMIVTFQAITQGGGGDSRLMADGISQALVTTVLGLVVAIPLLFLHTLLASRSKGLIQLLEQQSAGLIALHLSGAPRRD from the coding sequence ATGAGTCGTCGTGTTCTCGCTTTTACTCTGGCGCTGCTGCCCGCCCTGGCTGGTGCTGCCGAACCCCTGAGCCCAGATCAACTATTGCAGCGCATCCGCAGTGAGCGCGCCGCAGAAGTCAGCGCCATGCACAGCCGTGAGCAGGCGTTTATTGCCGAGCGCGGCGAGCGTGCGCAACTGTTGGCCACTGCGCGTAGCGCCCTGGCCACGCAGAAGGCTGAAGCCGAACGGTTGAAGGCCGAGTTCGACCGTCAGGAAAGCCTGCTGGCCGAACAGGAAAAGCTACTGACCCAGCGCGTCGGTCACCTCGGTGAGTTGTTCGGTGTGGTGCGGCAAAGTGCCGGTGATGTGGCGGGGCAGTGGCAAGACAGCCTGCTCAACGCCCAATACCCCAAGCGCCTGGCCAGTCTCAAGGCGCTGGCTGAGAGTCGCACGTTGCCATCGGCCGCTGATCTCGACGGCTACTGGATGCTGCTGCTTGAAGACCTGATTGCTAGCGGCCGGGTCGAGCAGTTGCAGTTGCCGGTGGTCGCGGCGGATGGCACACGTACGCCGCAAAACGTGCTGCGCGTCGGCGCGTTTTCCGCCTATGGTGCTGATGCGTTCCTGCGCTACGACGCCGATGCGGGCGAGCTGCTGGCACCGCCGCGTCAGCCGTCCGGGTTCGGCCAGGTGGCGGATTACCTGGACAGTAGCGACACCGTTGCCAGCCTGCCAGTTGACCCGAGTCGCGGCACGTTGCTGGCGCAGTTGCAGCGTCAGCCTGGGTTGTGGGACCGCGTCCAGCAAGGTGGTTTGGTCGGTGGGGTGATTCTTGCCCTGGGCCTGTTTGGTCTGCTGTTGGCGCTCTGGCGCATGGTCTTTTTGACCCGTGTGGGCCGGGGCGTTAATGCACAGATGCATGACCTCAGTGCGCCGCGTGCGGATAACCCGTTGGGGCGGATCATCGGTGTGTTGGGGCCCAAGCCGCAATTGTCCGACCTGGAAACCCTGGAGCTCAAGCTCGATGAGGCGATCCTGCAGGAAACCCCGCCGCTGGAAAAAGGCCAGGGCTTGCTCAAGCTGCTCTGTGCCGTGGCGCCGCTACTCGGTCTACTGGGTACTGTGACCGGCATGATCGTCACCTTTCAGGCGATTACTCAAGGCGGCGGCGGTGATTCGCGGTTGATGGCCGATGGTATCTCGCAAGCGCTGGTCACCACCGTGCTGGGCCTGGTGGTGGCGATTCCGCTGCTGTTCCTGCACACCCTGTTGGCCAGTCGCAGTAAGGGTTTGATCCAGCTGCTTGAACAGCAGAGTGCCGGCTTGATTGCCCTGCACCTGTCAGGCGCTCCGCGTCGTGACTGA
- a CDS encoding DUF3450 domain-containing protein encodes MIPLPKRLLAVALVLVSAPLAATSLDAALDESQQLASEAKASQARIDQLDDSSREMLSEYRNALQQAEALQGYNAQLRELVAAQRKELAGYQQQLDGIERTQEAVTPQMRRMVEVLGEFIAADLPFLPDERSDRLAQLQDLLPRADVSLAEKYRRILEAYQVESDYGRTLEAWRGELPSEGVSRSVEFLRLGRVMLYFQTLDGHESAWWNPQSRSWQILDGSARRPLRQAIAIARQEQAPTLLELPVKSLVLEAKQ; translated from the coding sequence ATGATCCCTCTGCCGAAGCGCCTGCTGGCAGTCGCTCTGGTTCTGGTCAGTGCGCCACTTGCGGCCACTTCTCTGGATGCCGCACTGGATGAAAGTCAGCAGCTGGCTAGCGAGGCCAAGGCCTCGCAAGCGCGTATCGATCAGCTTGATGACAGCAGTCGGGAAATGCTTAGCGAGTACCGCAACGCCCTGCAGCAGGCCGAAGCCCTGCAGGGTTACAACGCTCAGTTGCGCGAGCTGGTCGCGGCGCAGCGCAAGGAGCTGGCCGGTTATCAGCAGCAGCTGGACGGCATTGAGCGCACGCAGGAGGCGGTGACGCCGCAGATGCGCCGCATGGTTGAGGTGCTGGGCGAGTTCATTGCCGCTGACCTGCCGTTCCTTCCCGATGAGCGCAGTGACCGTTTGGCGCAGTTGCAGGATCTGCTGCCGCGTGCCGATGTCAGCCTGGCGGAAAAATACCGGCGCATTCTTGAGGCGTACCAAGTGGAGAGCGATTACGGCCGCACTCTGGAAGCCTGGCGCGGTGAGCTGCCGAGTGAAGGTGTCTCGCGCAGTGTCGAGTTCCTCCGTCTGGGTCGGGTGATGCTGTACTTCCAAACCCTCGATGGCCATGAAAGCGCTTGGTGGAACCCGCAATCCCGTAGCTGGCAAATCCTCGATGGCAGTGCGCGTCGCCCATTGCGCCAAGCCATTGCGATTGCCCGTCAGGAGCAAGCGCCTACCTTGCTTGAACTGCCCGTGAAATCCCTGGTGCTGGAGGCCAAGCAATGA
- a CDS encoding OmpW family outer membrane protein, with product MRTSLFTASLLALTIATPLAQAHQAGEIIVRAGAISVDPQESSSDIWVGALNTDVAGTQATLDSDTQLGLNFAYMLTNNIGIELLAATPFSHNVGVKGMPGAFAGLNGNLGELKHLPPTLSVLYYPLDAGSAFQPYVGAGINYTWFFDTKLSSEAQSKGFSGLDMQDSWGLAAQVGMDYLLTDNIMFNAQVRYIDIETTGTTSFGGQKVKVDVDVDPLVYMVGLGYKF from the coding sequence ATGCGTACTTCACTTTTTACCGCCTCACTGCTGGCTCTGACCATCGCTACCCCGCTGGCGCAGGCGCACCAGGCAGGCGAGATTATCGTACGTGCCGGGGCCATCAGCGTTGACCCGCAGGAAAGCAGCAGTGACATCTGGGTGGGTGCGCTTAACACTGACGTGGCCGGCACCCAGGCGACCCTGGACAGCGACACCCAGCTGGGCCTGAACTTCGCCTACATGCTGACCAACAACATCGGCATTGAGCTACTGGCAGCCACCCCGTTCAGCCATAACGTGGGCGTAAAAGGCATGCCCGGTGCTTTCGCGGGCCTGAACGGCAACTTGGGTGAACTCAAGCACCTGCCGCCAACCCTGAGCGTGCTGTACTACCCGCTGGATGCCGGCTCAGCCTTCCAGCCCTACGTCGGCGCAGGCATTAACTACACCTGGTTCTTCGACACCAAGCTAAGCAGCGAGGCGCAAAGCAAAGGTTTCAGCGGGCTGGATATGCAGGACTCCTGGGGCCTGGCGGCGCAAGTGGGCATGGACTACCTGCTGACTGACAACATCATGTTCAATGCCCAAGTGCGTTACATCGATATCGAAACCACCGGCACCACCTCATTCGGCGGCCAGAAGGTTAAAGTCGACGTCGATGTCGACCCGCTCGTTTACATGGTCGGTCTGGGCTACAAGTTCTAA
- a CDS encoding NAD-dependent epimerase/dehydratase family protein: MSDSRPILVTGGAGFIGSHLVDALLAQGRHVRVLDNLSMGRLENLPLDNPRLQFIQGDVADAVVVAQAVAGCAAVAHLAAVASVQASVDDPVSTHQSNFVGTLNVCEAMRLHGVKRVLFASSAAVYGNNGEALAIDEDTAKAPLTPYAADKLASEQYLDFYRRQHALEPAIFRFFNIFGPRQDPSSPYSGVISIFTQRTQQGLPISVFGDGEQTRDFFFVADLVHVLMQALNAPQVVAGAVNVGWNQAVSLNQLLAEIGQLCGGLPAVSYQAPRAGDIRHSRANNQRLQAHYQLPQATLMQEGLRRLLAQS, translated from the coding sequence ATGTCTGATTCCCGCCCTATCTTGGTTACTGGGGGAGCCGGCTTTATCGGCTCGCATTTGGTCGACGCGTTGCTGGCGCAGGGTCGCCATGTGCGTGTGCTGGATAACCTGTCGATGGGCCGGCTGGAGAACCTGCCGCTGGATAATCCCCGGCTGCAGTTTATTCAGGGTGACGTGGCCGATGCGGTTGTCGTGGCTCAGGCGGTTGCCGGCTGTGCGGCTGTGGCGCACTTGGCTGCGGTGGCCTCGGTGCAGGCGTCGGTGGACGACCCGGTGAGCACCCACCAGAGCAATTTTGTCGGCACCTTGAACGTCTGCGAGGCGATGCGCCTGCATGGCGTCAAGCGCGTGCTGTTTGCCTCCAGTGCGGCGGTCTACGGCAATAATGGTGAGGCCCTGGCGATTGATGAGGATACGGCGAAGGCTCCGCTGACGCCCTATGCGGCTGACAAGCTGGCCAGTGAGCAGTACCTGGATTTCTACCGCCGCCAACATGCTCTGGAGCCGGCGATCTTCCGCTTCTTCAATATCTTCGGGCCGCGCCAGGATCCGTCGTCGCCGTATTCTGGGGTGATCAGCATCTTCACTCAGCGCACCCAGCAGGGTCTGCCGATCAGCGTGTTTGGTGATGGTGAGCAGACCCGTGACTTCTTTTTTGTCGCCGATTTGGTGCACGTGCTGATGCAGGCACTGAATGCGCCGCAAGTGGTGGCGGGGGCGGTGAATGTCGGCTGGAATCAGGCGGTTAGTTTGAACCAGTTGCTGGCAGAAATTGGCCAGCTATGCGGCGGCTTGCCTGCCGTTAGTTACCAGGCGCCGCGTGCCGGCGATATTCGCCATTCGCGCGCGAATAACCAGCGTTTGCAAGCGCACTATCAGCTCCCCCAAGCAACGCTTATGCAAGAAGGTTTGCGGCGTTTGTTAGCGCAGTCTTGA
- a CDS encoding sugar nucleotide-binding protein, with the protein MRMRLMLLGGGNALGQALIRLGAEEDISFLAPRPPESGWDPASLTQLLDDTRPDALINLAYYFDWFQAENVSEAQFAAQERSVERLAELCQHHQIRLLQPSSYRVFDGVRATAYSEKEETQPLGVRGSALWRFEQRVRATCPRHVLLRFGWLLDDSANGLLGRFLVRAAEDSPLLLADDRRGNPTPVDDAARVILAVLKQLDCQTPLWGTYHYGGHEATTSLALGQAVLSEARNFRSNLIDELSPQAHSARTDAAEEPQHAVLSCKKILHTFGIKPRAWRSGLPSLLDRYYRHV; encoded by the coding sequence ATGCGTATGCGGCTAATGCTGTTGGGTGGCGGTAATGCGTTAGGGCAGGCGTTGATCCGCCTTGGCGCTGAAGAAGACATCAGTTTTCTCGCACCCAGGCCGCCGGAATCGGGCTGGGATCCTGCCAGCCTGACCCAGTTGCTGGATGACACCCGTCCAGATGCCTTGATCAACCTTGCCTACTACTTCGACTGGTTCCAGGCCGAAAACGTCAGCGAGGCGCAATTTGCTGCCCAGGAGCGCTCTGTCGAGCGTCTGGCGGAGTTGTGCCAGCATCACCAGATACGACTGCTGCAACCGTCCAGCTATCGCGTCTTCGATGGCGTGCGCGCCACCGCCTACAGCGAGAAGGAAGAGACTCAGCCGCTTGGCGTGCGTGGGTCGGCACTCTGGCGTTTCGAGCAGCGCGTGCGCGCCACCTGCCCGCGGCATGTGTTGCTGCGTTTTGGCTGGCTACTGGACGACAGTGCCAATGGCTTGCTCGGGCGTTTTCTTGTGCGCGCCGCAGAGGATTCGCCGCTGCTGTTGGCCGATGACCGGCGGGGTAACCCGACTCCGGTCGACGATGCCGCCCGGGTGATTCTTGCGGTACTCAAGCAGCTGGATTGCCAGACGCCCTTGTGGGGCACCTACCATTACGGCGGGCATGAGGCAACCACGTCGCTGGCGCTGGGGCAGGCCGTGCTCAGTGAGGCGCGCAACTTTCGTAGCAACCTTATCGACGAGCTGAGCCCGCAGGCCCACAGCGCCCGTACGGATGCTGCCGAAGAACCGCAGCATGCGGTGTTGTCCTGCAAGAAAATTCTGCACACCTTCGGTATTAAGCCGCGCGCCTGGCGCTCGGGTTTGCCGAGCCTACTGGATCGCTACTACCGCCATGTCTGA
- a CDS encoding single-stranded DNA-binding protein: MARGVNKVILVGTCGQDPETRYLPNGNAVTNLSLATSEQWTDKQTGQKVEKTEWHRVSMFGKVAEIAGEYLRKGSQVYIEGKLQTREWEKDGIKRYTTEIVVDMQGTMQLLGGRPDNTGGDSASRQQRPAAPQRAPQQPAPRPAPQPAAQPAPDFDSFDDDIPF; this comes from the coding sequence ATGGCCCGTGGGGTTAACAAAGTCATTCTGGTCGGTACCTGCGGACAGGACCCGGAAACCCGCTACCTGCCAAATGGCAACGCGGTCACCAACCTGAGCCTGGCCACCAGCGAGCAGTGGACCGACAAGCAAACCGGGCAGAAGGTCGAGAAGACCGAATGGCACCGCGTTTCGATGTTCGGAAAAGTTGCGGAAATCGCCGGTGAATATCTGCGTAAAGGTTCGCAGGTGTATATCGAAGGCAAGCTGCAAACCCGTGAGTGGGAAAAAGACGGCATCAAGCGTTACACCACTGAAATCGTTGTGGATATGCAGGGCACCATGCAGCTGCTCGGCGGTCGTCCGGACAACACCGGTGGCGATTCCGCGTCGCGTCAGCAGCGTCCGGCTGCGCCTCAGCGCGCGCCACAGCAACCTGCGCCGCGCCCAGCCCCGCAGCCGGCGGCTCAGCCTGCGCCGGACTTCGACAGTTTTGATGACGATATCCCGTTCTGA